In one Gadus morhua chromosome 7, gadMor3.0, whole genome shotgun sequence genomic region, the following are encoded:
- the LOC115547799 gene encoding uncharacterized protein LOC115547799: protein MNCHHYSVLLARLDHFTCVDNLPLVLTELRKDEAVHMDYSELLSTCKDVEISVSEEQAKAVEAATRDQASSKLWFRFRAGRITASKMKTACCTDPKQPAQSLIKSVCYPESYRFTSKATTWGCNHEKFARDMFIDVHKESHENVKVHDTGFFINPSVPFLGASPDGLVSCDCCGVSVIEVKCPFCVKSDMLDSVSYLEKDSEGKLTLNRNHQYFYQVQTQLGVCKLESAYLVVWTEKDLHVECILFDEEFWDTICQKSKNIFDTAIMPELVGKFYTRLSSTMANVSSQPGVSTSAESHGSDCAASASGQEETWCFCGQVEFGKMILCDNAKCHIKWFHYSCINVKVAPKGKWYCPKCQKLPKFEPKKGKKPLK from the coding sequence ATGAACTGTCATCATTATTCAGTGCTCTTAGCGCGACTGGATCATTTTACGTGTGTTGACAATTTACCTCTTGTGTTGACGGAATTGCGAAAAGACGAAGCAGTTCACATGGACTATAGTGAGCTATTGTCCACATGCAAAGATGTTGAAATTTCTGTTTCAGAGGAGCAAGCAAAGGCAGTTGAGGCCGCTACAAGGGATCAAGCTTCCTCTAAACTGTGGTTTAGATTTCGCGCTGGTCGAATCACAGCATCTAAAATGAAAACTGCATGTTGCACTGATCCAAAACAGCCAGCTCAGAGCTTAATCAAAAGTGTATGCTATCCTGAGTCATACAGATTCACATCAAAAGCCACTACCTGGGGATGTAATCATGAGAAATTTGCACGTGATATGTTTATAGATGTACATAAGGAATCTCATGAAAATGTTAAAGTACACGACACAGGTTTTTTCATAAATCCAAGTGTGCCATTCTTGGGTGCTTCTCCCGATGGCCTTGTTTCTTGTGATTGTTGTGGTGTCAGTGTAATTGAAGTGAAATGTCCATTCTGTGTGAAAAGTGACATGTTGGACAGTGTATCCTATTTGGAGAAGGACAGTGAAGGGAAACTGACACTTAACCGAAACCACCAGTATTTCTACCAGGTGCAAACTCAACTTGGGGTGTGCAAACTGGAATCTGCCTATTTAGTTGTTTGGACAGAAAAGGATTTGCATGTTGAGtgcattttatttgatgaagagTTTTGGGACACAATATGCCAGAAAAGCAAGAATATTTTTGACACAGCCATTATGCCAGAGTTAGTTGGCAAGTTTTACACAAGGCTTTCATCTACCATGGCCAATGTGTCCTCGCAACCTGGAGTATCTACCTCGGCTGAATCACATGGCTCTGATTGTGCTGCAAGTGCCAGTGGCCAAGAAGAAACCTGGTGTTTCTGTGGCCAGGTTGAGTTTGGAAAGATGATTTTGTGTGACAATGCAAAATGTCATATTAAGTGGTTTCACTACTCGTGCATTAATGTCAAGGTTGCACCAAAGGGAAAATGGTATTGCCCAAAGTGCCAAAAGCTACCTAAGTTTGAgccaaaaaagggaaagaaacctttgaagtaa